From Halotia branconii CENA392, the proteins below share one genomic window:
- a CDS encoding chromophore lyase CpcT/CpeT yields the protein MSFLLPLTALGEYLTGEFDNQEQALAEPVWYVHLRMWQRPIDLFSEDSITLFAEQANIVNLDSPYRQRIMRLMPGRDSDLPIQVQYYMLKDPSALSGAGRNPALLKTLAIEQLDLLPGCILTVTPQILAPNTYKFAATPPLDACCSFTYLGKSIQVSLGFEATATEFNSYDKGIDPETKKATWGAIIGPYRYIKREQY from the coding sequence ATGAGTTTTTTGCTGCCCTTGACTGCCTTAGGTGAATACTTAACTGGTGAATTTGATAATCAAGAACAAGCTTTAGCAGAGCCTGTATGGTATGTCCACTTGCGGATGTGGCAAAGACCAATTGATTTGTTCTCAGAAGACAGTATTACCTTGTTTGCTGAACAAGCAAATATTGTCAACTTAGACAGCCCTTATCGTCAGCGAATTATGCGGTTGATGCCAGGACGCGACTCTGATTTACCCATACAAGTGCAGTACTACATGCTTAAAGATCCAAGTGCCTTAAGTGGTGCAGGTCGAAATCCTGCTTTACTCAAGACACTGGCAATTGAGCAATTAGATTTACTACCAGGCTGTATTCTCACTGTCACCCCACAAATACTAGCTCCCAATACCTATAAATTTGCCGCTACTCCACCTTTAGATGCTTGTTGCAGCTTCACATATCTTGGTAAGAGCATCCAAGTTTCTTTGGGCTTTGAAGCCACTGCGACGGAATTTAACAGCTACGATAAAGGAATTGACCCAGAGACTAAAAAAGCTACTTGGGGAGCGATTATTGGCCCTTATCGCTACATTAAGCGAGAGCAGTACTGA
- a CDS encoding SRPBCC family protein: protein MQSWLSQFFHRKRRRLCASLVRTYREISSASVDELWLKVVDLTDVSWHPSLKSTNVPYGLVPKPGLIFQAVTRFSPIPIRIFVERVNPKEMLSIRVLAIPGIEERIIYRIESTVCGTCLSYSVTLRGWFSPLIWSLSRPYADRVARSLVEAVEKAALQAVSGKKKSLNDSCFDV, encoded by the coding sequence ATGCAAAGTTGGTTATCCCAATTCTTCCACCGCAAACGCCGTCGGCTTTGCGCTTCTTTGGTACGGACGTATCGAGAAATTAGTTCGGCTTCTGTAGATGAACTATGGCTAAAGGTGGTTGACTTAACGGATGTTTCCTGGCATCCATCACTCAAGAGTACTAATGTTCCCTACGGGTTAGTACCCAAACCTGGATTAATTTTCCAGGCTGTGACACGTTTTTCACCTATTCCCATCCGAATTTTTGTAGAGCGCGTTAATCCTAAAGAAATGCTGAGTATCCGAGTACTGGCGATCCCTGGCATCGAAGAACGGATTATCTATCGGATAGAGTCCACAGTTTGTGGTACTTGTTTATCGTATTCTGTAACTCTACGGGGTTGGTTTTCGCCTTTGATTTGGTCCTTATCTCGTCCTTATGCAGATCGTGTAGCACGCTCTTTAGTTGAAGCAGTCGAAAAGGCCGCACTGCAAGCGGTGTCAGGAAAGAAAAAATCTCTTAATGATAGTTGTTTTGACGTTTAG
- a CDS encoding cation:proton antiporter has product MERISQVLAIEPTAQVLSKEPIIAFAILLVVVLIVPILFERLRLPGIVGLVFSGVVLGSSGWNLFDPESPIINLLSDIGLVYLMFVTGLEVDINRFRQRKQRSLGLGSFTFSVSLAIGTLIGRFFGFDWNTSILIGSLFSSYSLLAYPIINRLGIINNEAVSITIGATFFTDIGALLILAVCVATTQIRIFSFVKLIPLFSWLIIYSFAILLGLDWLGKEFFRRSGDDEGNKFLFIFMSVFIAAVSIQLTEVEKVFTAFLVGLAVNEAVGEGSVKEKVVFIGNVLFIPIFFVHLGLLFKLPTIFNSIKNFQLTLLIVIGLIFGKLIAAGLAKIIYRYNWQETLTIWSLSMPQVGTTLAATVVGYQVGLLPITILNSVIILMLVTAILAPLITSRTAVALTTSPVSETTSLTLAAHQKEEPPSTFTIVVPVNNPQTQQYLMEMAALLARQSHGRIVPLAIATSTANMDAPQLELSLQRSERLLAKATAQSRVFGLKAEPLLRIDDAFAPGISRAAREQNASLIIMGWGKRTGLRARLFGNVIDNVLWASHCPVAVTRLVDSPKKIQRILVPLENLTAPALQPVQLAQMLAEANQSQVTVLNVCDRRTSSSKIAARRSHLSMLVSKIAVLNPPEIQIIPHENVVQAILQAARLYDLVVLPFIRSRTIVGSLTVSDVTTQLARQLTCSIVMLGEPQGHQNGTLLTNVSNNIKSV; this is encoded by the coding sequence ATGGAACGAATATCACAAGTTCTAGCTATAGAACCAACAGCCCAAGTTCTGAGCAAGGAGCCAATTATTGCCTTTGCTATTTTACTAGTGGTCGTTTTAATTGTACCAATTTTGTTTGAGCGACTCAGATTACCAGGAATAGTAGGTTTAGTATTTTCTGGTGTGGTACTTGGGTCATCAGGCTGGAATCTATTTGATCCAGAATCGCCAATAATTAATCTGTTATCAGACATCGGCTTAGTTTATCTGATGTTTGTCACAGGTTTAGAAGTTGACATAAATCGATTTCGTCAGAGAAAACAACGCTCCTTAGGACTTGGCAGTTTTACTTTCAGTGTTTCTTTGGCAATAGGAACCTTAATAGGACGGTTTTTTGGTTTTGATTGGAATACTTCAATCTTGATTGGCTCTTTGTTTTCTTCCTATAGCCTTTTGGCATATCCCATTATTAATCGTCTAGGAATTATCAATAACGAAGCTGTTTCCATCACAATTGGAGCTACATTTTTTACTGATATTGGCGCACTTTTAATATTAGCTGTTTGTGTAGCTACGACTCAAATAAGGATATTTAGCTTTGTCAAGTTAATTCCTTTGTTCAGTTGGTTAATAATTTATTCATTCGCCATCTTATTAGGCTTAGATTGGTTAGGTAAAGAATTTTTTCGGCGGTCAGGAGACGACGAGGGAAACAAGTTTTTATTTATATTTATGTCAGTATTCATTGCTGCTGTAAGTATTCAATTAACTGAGGTAGAGAAAGTTTTTACAGCTTTTTTAGTAGGTTTAGCAGTTAATGAAGCGGTAGGTGAAGGGTCAGTTAAAGAAAAAGTAGTGTTTATTGGCAATGTCTTATTTATTCCCATTTTCTTTGTTCATCTTGGCTTGCTATTCAAGTTACCTACTATTTTTAACAGTATTAAGAATTTCCAATTAACTCTGTTGATTGTAATTGGTTTGATTTTTGGCAAATTGATAGCAGCTGGGTTAGCAAAAATTATCTACCGTTATAACTGGCAGGAAACGCTAACAATATGGTCTTTATCAATGCCTCAAGTGGGTACAACCTTAGCAGCAACTGTAGTGGGATATCAGGTTGGACTACTACCAATCACAATTTTAAATAGCGTTATTATTTTAATGTTAGTAACAGCAATATTAGCACCTTTAATTACTAGTAGGACAGCTGTTGCTTTGACTACTTCTCCAGTCTCAGAAACCACTTCCTTAACTTTAGCTGCTCATCAAAAAGAGGAACCTCCCAGTACTTTTACTATAGTCGTGCCTGTTAATAATCCTCAAACTCAGCAGTATTTGATGGAAATGGCGGCTTTATTAGCACGTCAATCTCATGGCAGAATTGTACCGCTAGCGATCGCCACATCTACTGCTAATATGGATGCGCCACAGTTAGAACTGTCTTTGCAACGTAGTGAGCGATTATTAGCAAAAGCTACGGCACAGAGTCGAGTATTTGGATTAAAAGCAGAACCACTGCTTCGCATTGATGATGCTTTTGCCCCAGGAATTAGCAGGGCAGCTCGTGAACAAAATGCGAGTTTAATTATCATGGGTTGGGGTAAACGTACTGGGTTGAGAGCGCGTTTATTTGGCAATGTGATTGATAATGTACTTTGGGCATCTCATTGTCCTGTAGCGGTGACACGTTTAGTAGACTCACCCAAAAAAATTCAGCGCATCTTAGTACCTTTAGAAAATTTAACAGCACCAGCATTACAACCAGTGCAACTTGCCCAAATGCTGGCAGAGGCAAATCAAAGCCAAGTAACTGTATTAAATGTGTGCGATCGCCGCACTAGTTCGAGTAAAATCGCTGCTAGGCGATCGCATCTCTCAATGCTGGTGTCTAAAATAGCTGTGCTAAATCCTCCAGAAATTCAAATCATCCCTCATGAGAATGTTGTTCAAGCAATTTTGCAAGCAGCGCGATTGTATGATTTAGTAGTGTTGCCTTTTATACGCAGTAGGACAATTGTTGGTAGTTTAACTGTTAGCGATGTCACAACCCAGTTAGCGAGGCAACTTACCTGCTCTATTGTCATGCTTGGAGAACCGCAAGGTCATCAAAACGGAACTTTACTAACAAATGTTTCAAACAATATAAAATCTGTATAA
- a CDS encoding NAD(P)H dehydrogenase subunit NdhS, producing the protein MILPGATVRVNNPADTYYRSEGLVQRVSDGKVAVLFEGGNWDKLVTFRLSELEAVEITAGRKKGK; encoded by the coding sequence ATGATTCTGCCTGGAGCAACGGTTCGCGTTAACAACCCCGCAGATACTTATTATCGCTCTGAAGGACTTGTGCAACGAGTCAGCGATGGTAAGGTGGCTGTATTATTTGAAGGTGGTAACTGGGATAAATTAGTTACTTTTCGCTTATCGGAATTGGAAGCTGTAGAAATCACAGCAGGACGTAAAAAAGGAAAATAG
- a CDS encoding MotA/TolQ/ExbB proton channel family protein — protein sequence MDILDLFQKGGPAMWPLLVLSILSISVIFERLWFWLRILTQEKEIVNRVLDAAHDNWEVAAEIARQATDQPIGRFLFAPLRLPKNDAETFRLALESTAEDELAGMRRGEKLLEAVIALAPLLGLLGTVLGLIQSLRSIRIGDLGTESTAGVTTGIGESLISTAAGLIVAIISLVFYRLFQSFVVNQVKVFRKAGNEMELLYRQSPPNFSNSTSIIVQEASRDSFNPPQKRSRNQFPEPPAPPAPDSLDS from the coding sequence GTGGATATTTTAGATCTTTTTCAAAAGGGCGGGCCAGCAATGTGGCCTTTGCTTGTGCTGTCAATTTTGTCTATAAGCGTAATCTTTGAGCGTTTGTGGTTTTGGTTGCGAATTTTGACTCAAGAAAAGGAAATAGTTAATCGTGTTCTGGATGCTGCTCATGATAATTGGGAAGTAGCTGCGGAAATTGCTAGACAGGCAACAGATCAGCCTATTGGACGATTTCTTTTTGCCCCGTTACGCTTACCAAAAAATGATGCGGAAACTTTTCGACTGGCACTAGAGTCCACAGCAGAGGATGAATTGGCTGGGATGCGGCGGGGCGAAAAACTTTTAGAAGCAGTGATTGCACTTGCGCCACTCTTAGGATTGTTGGGTACAGTGTTAGGTTTAATTCAGTCTTTGCGCTCAATTCGGATTGGTGATTTGGGAACTGAATCTACTGCTGGGGTGACTACTGGTATTGGTGAATCCTTAATTAGTACGGCAGCCGGACTAATAGTCGCCATCATTAGTCTGGTTTTTTACCGTCTATTTCAAAGTTTTGTAGTCAACCAAGTTAAAGTTTTTCGTAAGGCAGGAAATGAAATGGAATTACTCTATCGTCAATCTCCGCCTAACTTTAGTAACAGTACATCAATAATCGTCCAAGAAGCTTCACGCGACAGCTTTAATCCTCCTCAGAAGCGAAGCAGGAATCAGTTTCCTGAGCCACCTGCACCCCCTGCTCCTGATTCATTAGACTCCTGA
- a CDS encoding phage holin family protein, with the protein MNTIATLLIVWIVTSISLLIISKLPFGVEVDTIQKAFFSAAILGIVTTIVRPILHFVFAVPNLLTFDLLSGIFTFMIAVVCFSLAAWLVEGFRLRFGIWSAVLGAFALTIINSLIYSLLGV; encoded by the coding sequence ATGAATACAATTGCAACGCTTTTGATTGTTTGGATAGTAACGTCTATCAGTTTATTGATTATTAGTAAGCTTCCTTTTGGAGTTGAAGTTGACACTATCCAAAAGGCCTTTTTTTCGGCAGCAATCTTAGGTATTGTCACGACTATAGTGAGACCGATTTTACACTTTGTATTTGCCGTACCAAATTTACTGACCTTTGATTTACTATCCGGCATTTTCACATTTATGATTGCCGTTGTTTGTTTTAGTCTCGCGGCTTGGTTGGTAGAGGGCTTTCGCCTACGCTTTGGTATTTGGAGTGCTGTATTAGGAGCTTTTGCACTCACTATCATCAACAGTTTAATTTACAGCTTATTAGGTGTATAG
- a CDS encoding STAS domain-containing protein, translating to MIQIEQTTYTTQDGNTVIVLTPAGRLDITTAWQFRLKLQECISKLSAHVVVNLGQVNFIDSSGLTSLVAGMRDADKVKGSFRICNVHPEAKLVFEVTMMDTVFEILETEEEALEGVPRSIAS from the coding sequence GTGATTCAGATAGAACAAACAACCTATACAACCCAAGATGGTAATACCGTTATTGTCTTGACACCCGCAGGTCGCCTAGATATTACTACAGCTTGGCAATTTCGCTTGAAATTACAAGAGTGTATTTCCAAACTTAGCGCTCATGTAGTGGTCAATCTCGGCCAAGTAAATTTTATTGATAGTTCGGGTTTGACATCTTTGGTCGCTGGGATGCGTGATGCTGATAAAGTCAAGGGCAGCTTCCGCATCTGCAATGTACATCCAGAAGCCAAACTTGTGTTTGAAGTGACGATGATGGATACAGTTTTTGAAATTTTGGAAACAGAGGAGGAAGCTTTAGAGGGTGTACCTCGTAGCATTGCTAGCTAG
- the psb29 gene encoding photosystem II biogenesis protein Psp29 has protein sequence MNNVRTVSDTKRTFYSLHTRPINTIYRRVVEELMVEMHLLSVNIDFSYNPIYALGVVTTFDRFMQGYQPERDKESIFNALCQAIEQESQRYRQEAERLQTVAKSLSANDLIGWLSQTTHLSQDTDLQAQLQAIANNPNFKYSRLFAIGLFSLLELSDPELVKDEKQRTEALKSIAAGLHLSEEKLNKDLELYRSNLDKMEQALIVMADMLEADRKKREKRQQQSSTPVVPPTVTE, from the coding sequence GTGAATAACGTCCGTACTGTTTCTGATACAAAGCGAACTTTTTACTCACTTCACACTCGACCGATTAACACAATTTATCGTCGAGTTGTAGAAGAATTGATGGTAGAAATGCATCTACTGTCAGTAAATATCGATTTTAGCTACAATCCAATTTATGCCTTGGGTGTCGTCACAACCTTTGACCGCTTCATGCAAGGCTACCAACCAGAACGGGATAAGGAATCAATTTTTAACGCCTTATGCCAAGCTATAGAACAAGAATCGCAACGCTATCGACAGGAAGCTGAACGACTGCAAACTGTAGCGAAAAGTCTATCAGCTAATGATTTAATTGGGTGGCTTAGTCAAACTACTCATTTAAGTCAAGATACTGACTTGCAAGCACAATTGCAAGCGATCGCTAATAATCCTAACTTTAAATACAGTCGCTTATTTGCAATTGGTTTATTCTCACTGTTAGAGTTGTCAGATCCAGAATTAGTCAAAGACGAAAAGCAACGCACGGAGGCACTAAAAAGTATCGCTGCTGGCTTGCACTTGTCTGAAGAAAAACTTAACAAAGATTTAGAGTTATATCGCTCTAATCTAGACAAGATGGAGCAAGCATTAATAGTTATGGCGGATATGCTCGAAGCTGACCGCAAAAAACGCGAAAAGCGCCAACAGCAATCAAGTACACCCGTTGTGCCTCCAACTGTTACCGAGTAA
- a CDS encoding HAS-barrel domain-containing protein translates to MRLPLPQFATGDRHPNHIAEVIETTTTEFLAQCLEPEDLSFPPMPPFGSWVCSVDEESGNQVYAVVYYATTMPVDSVHRAVALGLSLQDLREEQPQIFAMLKTEFKAAIVGFEQPSLTLGYNQAIYQYLPPRPPQIHQAVYRCEPEAIIQFTEELDFLRTLLSINGAPVESLIAAAIREVYQLRKADRQWLIKAGRTLSVLLKDDYDRLRFILSQIHP, encoded by the coding sequence ATGCGCCTTCCTTTACCACAGTTTGCCACAGGCGATCGCCATCCCAATCACATTGCGGAGGTGATCGAAACTACTACTACTGAATTTTTGGCACAGTGTTTAGAGCCGGAAGACTTAAGTTTTCCGCCGATGCCGCCTTTTGGTAGTTGGGTATGTTCTGTGGATGAAGAGTCAGGCAATCAAGTTTATGCTGTGGTGTATTATGCTACGACTATGCCTGTAGATTCTGTACATCGGGCTGTGGCTCTGGGGTTGTCATTGCAGGATTTGCGTGAAGAACAACCCCAGATTTTTGCTATGCTCAAAACTGAATTTAAGGCTGCGATCGTCGGATTTGAGCAGCCATCTCTTACTCTAGGTTATAACCAAGCAATATATCAGTATCTACCTCCCCGTCCCCCACAAATTCATCAAGCTGTTTATCGATGTGAACCAGAAGCAATAATTCAATTCACCGAAGAACTAGATTTTTTGCGGACATTACTTTCTATAAATGGTGCGCCAGTAGAATCTTTAATCGCAGCAGCTATTCGTGAAGTTTACCAGTTACGTAAAGCTGACCGACAATGGCTAATTAAAGCTGGACGTACTCTAAGCGTACTGTTGAAAGATGACTATGATCGCTTACGGTTTATATTAAGTCAAATCCACCCCTAG
- a CDS encoding ExbD/TolR family protein — MKVNLHSPIEEAQIQIIPLIDVVFCILTFFLLAALQFTRQQAINVDLPKASTSTAAGVTSQSSQIVTIDAVGNTYIEKQPVKREELAQRLKQYLQENPNGIVILNASRTATYNDVIETLDILRQVGGDRVSLGIIPGPSQLSPSLSNPLTDPYFPTNPVPNTAPLPGINSPGEIPVPQTEQGISPATPGIPNTATPQVPVAPENTNPTP; from the coding sequence ATGAAAGTTAATTTACATAGTCCAATTGAAGAAGCCCAAATTCAAATTATCCCTTTAATTGATGTCGTTTTTTGTATTCTGACGTTTTTTCTGTTGGCTGCTTTGCAATTTACTCGTCAACAAGCAATTAATGTTGATTTACCCAAAGCTAGTACCAGCACAGCTGCTGGTGTAACTTCACAAAGTAGTCAAATTGTGACTATTGATGCTGTTGGTAATACTTACATAGAAAAACAGCCTGTCAAACGAGAAGAGTTGGCACAGAGGTTAAAGCAATATCTTCAAGAAAATCCTAATGGTATTGTGATTTTAAATGCGTCACGCACAGCCACTTACAATGATGTCATTGAAACATTGGATATACTACGACAGGTAGGAGGCGATCGCGTCTCCTTGGGGATTATACCAGGGCCGTCTCAATTATCTCCATCTTTATCGAACCCACTTACAGATCCTTATTTTCCTACTAATCCTGTGCCTAACACTGCACCACTTCCAGGTATAAATTCCCCAGGTGAAATTCCTGTACCTCAAACAGAACAAGGTATTAGTCCTGCCACTCCTGGCATTCCTAATACAGCAACGCCTCAAGTACCTGTAGCACCCGAAAACACTAATCCTACTCCTTAA
- the hemF gene encoding oxygen-dependent coproporphyrinogen oxidase, producing MLTNSQTPTVEAVSSEYLPPTDGKTRVRQFMQRLQEEISQKLTELDGVGKFNEDGWERPEGGGGRSRVLRDGAIFEQAGVGFSEVWGDHLPPSILAQRPDAEGHSWYATGTSMVLHPRNPYVPTVHLNYRYFEAGPVWWFGGGIDLTPYYPFAEDAIHLHQTLKQACDQHHPEYYPVFKRWCDEYFYLKHRDETRGVGGLFFDYQHSQSGLYAGPDPHGTAAAYSNQVGTPAPRSWEELFAFIQDCGRSFLPAYVPIVERRHGMEYGDRERNFQLYRRGRYVEFNLVYDRGTIFGLQTNGRTESILMSLPPLVRWEYGYKPEPNSPEAQLYETFLKPQDWVNWKPMS from the coding sequence ATGTTAACCAACTCGCAAACCCCAACTGTAGAAGCAGTATCATCCGAGTATCTACCACCAACTGACGGTAAGACTAGAGTTCGTCAGTTTATGCAACGGTTGCAAGAGGAAATTTCTCAAAAGTTGACAGAACTCGATGGTGTGGGTAAGTTTAACGAAGATGGTTGGGAACGCCCAGAAGGTGGTGGTGGGCGATCGCGCGTTTTACGCGATGGTGCAATCTTTGAACAAGCAGGTGTAGGCTTTTCTGAAGTTTGGGGAGATCATCTACCGCCTTCAATTTTAGCTCAACGACCAGATGCAGAAGGACACAGTTGGTATGCGACAGGTACTTCAATGGTACTACATCCTCGTAATCCTTACGTACCAACAGTGCATCTGAATTATCGTTATTTTGAGGCGGGGCCAGTCTGGTGGTTTGGTGGTGGTATTGACTTGACACCTTATTACCCCTTTGCCGAAGATGCAATACATTTACATCAAACGCTGAAGCAAGCTTGCGATCAACATCATCCAGAGTATTACCCAGTGTTTAAGCGCTGGTGCGATGAATATTTCTACCTCAAGCATCGAGATGAGACAAGAGGAGTTGGTGGTCTATTTTTTGATTACCAACACAGTCAAAGTGGTTTATATGCTGGTCCTGATCCTCATGGAACGGCGGCTGCTTACAGTAACCAAGTCGGAACACCAGCGCCCCGCAGCTGGGAAGAATTGTTTGCTTTTATCCAAGACTGTGGTAGATCATTTTTGCCGGCTTACGTGCCAATTGTCGAACGACGACATGGGATGGAATATGGCGATCGCGAACGGAACTTTCAACTCTACCGCCGAGGCAGGTATGTAGAATTTAATTTGGTTTATGACAGAGGTACAATTTTTGGTCTGCAAACCAACGGTCGTACCGAATCTATTTTGATGTCTTTACCGCCTTTGGTACGCTGGGAGTATGGGTATAAACCAGAACCTAACTCTCCAGAAGCCCAGTTGTATGAAACCTTTCTCAAGCCTCAGGATTGGGTAAATTGGAAACCTATGTCATAG
- a CDS encoding Mrp/NBP35 family ATP-binding protein yields the protein MYDVLDSRSVLEVLRPVQDPELRKSLVELNMIRNVKIDGGKVSFTLVLTTPACPLREFIIEDCEKAVKKLPSVTEVNVEVTAETPQQKNLPDRTGVPGVKNILAVSSGKGGVGKSTVAVNIAVALAQTGAKVGLLDADIYGPNDPTMLGLADAQIVVRSTDKGEVLEPAFNHGVKLVSMGFLIDRDQPVIWRGPMLNGVIRQFLYQVEWGELDYLIVDMPPGTGDAQLTLTQAVPMSGAIIVTTPQTVALLDSRKGLKMFQQLNISVLGIVENMSYFIPPDMPDKQYDIFGSGGGSKTASELGVPLLGCIPLEIPTRVGGDNGVPIVVAEPDSASAKALKAIALAIAGKVSVAALT from the coding sequence ATGTACGATGTTCTTGATTCACGCTCTGTCTTAGAAGTGTTGCGACCAGTGCAAGACCCAGAACTCCGTAAGAGTCTGGTAGAACTGAATATGATTCGCAACGTCAAAATTGACGGTGGCAAGGTTAGCTTCACTTTGGTATTGACTACACCTGCTTGTCCATTACGTGAATTTATTATCGAAGATTGTGAAAAAGCGGTTAAAAAGCTACCTAGTGTCACAGAGGTAAATGTAGAAGTGACAGCAGAAACACCCCAGCAGAAAAACCTACCAGATCGCACTGGCGTTCCTGGTGTTAAAAATATTCTGGCTGTCTCCAGTGGCAAAGGTGGTGTTGGTAAAAGTACGGTGGCGGTAAACATAGCAGTGGCTTTGGCGCAAACTGGAGCTAAAGTCGGCTTATTAGATGCCGATATTTACGGGCCTAATGACCCCACCATGTTAGGGCTAGCCGATGCTCAAATTGTTGTGCGTTCCACAGATAAAGGTGAAGTTCTAGAACCTGCTTTTAATCATGGTGTCAAATTGGTTTCAATGGGCTTTTTGATTGACAGAGATCAACCAGTAATTTGGCGTGGCCCAATGCTTAACGGAGTAATTCGCCAATTTCTCTATCAAGTCGAATGGGGAGAGCTGGATTATTTGATTGTAGATATGCCACCAGGAACTGGTGATGCTCAGCTAACTTTAACCCAAGCAGTACCAATGTCGGGCGCAATAATTGTTACTACCCCGCAAACTGTAGCATTGTTAGATTCCCGTAAAGGGTTAAAAATGTTTCAGCAATTAAACATATCCGTATTGGGGATCGTAGAAAATATGAGTTATTTTATCCCCCCAGATATGCCAGATAAGCAATATGACATCTTTGGTTCTGGTGGTGGCTCTAAAACAGCATCAGAGTTGGGAGTTCCCTTATTAGGATGCATACCACTAGAAATTCCGACGAGAGTTGGTGGTGATAATGGTGTGCCGATAGTCGTTGCTGAACCAGATTCGGCCTCTGCCAAAGCATTAAAAGCGATCGCTCTAGCAATTGCTGGTAAAGTGTCTGTGGCTGCACTGACATAG
- the rodA gene encoding rod shape-determining protein RodA, which translates to MLLKRSFPKVRWKYWVKPWQQVDWLLFCLPIGISIFGGIMILSTELKQPVTDWWWHWLVAGIGVLIALFLARCRYENLIQWHWITYALTSLSLITVMIAGTSAKGAQRWISVAGFNVQPSEFAKIGVIITLAALLHKRTASTLESVFRVLAITAIPWGLVFLQPDLATSLVFAAIVLGMLYWANANPGWLILMISPVVSAILFSTNWPLSAPIVSLNQEVSFGILGLVWVVAMGILGWRTLPWRRFGLNGISTAALNLLGGELGVFAWNHILKDYQKARLTVFLRPGHDLLGAGYHQHQSRIAIGAGEIWGWGLFKGPMTQLNFVPEQHTDFIFSAVGEEFGFVGCLVVLFAFCLICFRLLRIAQTAKDNFGSLLAIGVLSMIVFELLVNVGMTVGLAPVAGIPLPWMSYGRSAMLTNFISLGIVESVANFRQRQKYY; encoded by the coding sequence ATGTTATTAAAACGTTCCTTTCCCAAAGTTCGTTGGAAGTATTGGGTTAAGCCCTGGCAGCAAGTAGATTGGTTGTTATTTTGTTTACCTATAGGTATCAGTATATTTGGCGGCATCATGATTTTGAGTACAGAACTCAAACAGCCCGTAACCGATTGGTGGTGGCATTGGTTGGTAGCTGGGATCGGCGTTTTAATAGCGTTGTTTTTAGCCCGTTGCCGTTATGAAAACTTGATTCAGTGGCATTGGATAACATACGCACTGACGAGTCTCAGTCTAATTACAGTGATGATTGCTGGTACTAGTGCCAAAGGTGCACAGCGCTGGATCAGTGTTGCTGGCTTCAATGTCCAACCCTCGGAATTTGCCAAAATAGGCGTAATCATCACCTTGGCGGCTCTATTACATAAACGCACAGCTTCCACCCTCGAAAGTGTGTTTCGGGTGCTGGCAATTACTGCTATTCCTTGGGGATTGGTCTTTTTGCAGCCAGATTTAGCCACATCATTGGTATTTGCGGCGATCGTTTTAGGAATGCTTTATTGGGCAAATGCCAACCCAGGCTGGTTGATTTTGATGATATCGCCTGTAGTTTCTGCTATTTTGTTCAGTACAAATTGGCCTTTGTCCGCACCGATAGTTTCATTAAATCAAGAAGTATCTTTTGGAATTTTAGGGTTAGTTTGGGTGGTCGCTATGGGTATTTTGGGTTGGCGGACTCTTCCCTGGCGTAGATTTGGTCTGAATGGGATCAGCACAGCGGCTCTTAACCTTCTAGGTGGGGAATTAGGAGTATTTGCCTGGAATCATATTTTAAAAGATTACCAAAAAGCCCGATTAACTGTATTTCTGCGCCCCGGACACGACCTTTTAGGCGCTGGCTATCACCAACACCAATCACGAATTGCGATTGGGGCGGGTGAGATTTGGGGATGGGGTTTATTTAAAGGGCCAATGACTCAACTGAATTTTGTACCCGAACAGCATACAGATTTTATTTTTTCCGCAGTCGGTGAAGAATTTGGTTTTGTCGGTTGTTTGGTTGTGTTGTTTGCATTTTGCTTAATTTGCTTCCGTTTGTTGCGTATAGCTCAAACAGCCAAAGACAATTTTGGTTCGCTGTTGGCTATTGGTGTTTTATCTATGATTGTCTTTGAATTGCTTGTAAACGTGGGTATGACTGTTGGTTTAGCACCAGTAGCAGGAATACCTTTACCTTGGATGAGTTACGGACGTTCTGCTATGTTGACTAATTTTATCTCTTTAGGAATAGTAGAATCGGTAGCGAATTTTCGCCAACGACAGAAGTATTATTAA